The nucleotide window AATCTGTGCACTTCTGGCTGGGTTAAAAAGGAGATAGTACTAGGAAGGTACGTGTTCCAGTTCTCTACAACAGGAAGTCAAACTCTTGGATATTATCGTGGGGAAAAGCAGGCTGTATTTTCTGCCCATCCACACCTCCACCCTGTGAAAGCTTCTTACCTTGTATTGGGGCAGTTTCCTGAATCTTTAGCCCAGTGTTCAGAAAGTTTCCCGCTGGGGGAGAGAATGAGTTTATGTGTTCCATCATGGTTTGAGCAGCACACCTCCTCGTTCCTCTGTGACTGTGCGCTCTCTgcaggacacacacagacagacagacagacagacggtCATGCCATGGCAGCAGGCACCTTAACCACCTTGGCCCCCTTCCCAAAATCTCAGTGTGCTACTGCTTTCAGCAAGAGTTtctgcttctcaggaggaagTGAGACAAGCCTTTGTGTCTTATTTTCTCAGGCCCTTAGGGTTTCAGTGTCCTGCCCACCCTCTGGCTTGTTTCATGCTGGATGACTCCTCACCAAAGGACCTTTCTCTATTTCCTaggctgctgtgccaccagctCCCAAGACAATCAGTGAAACATCAGCAGAAGCACAGTCTGTTGCTCTTGTACACCTGTGGAGACTGTCTGATGGAGACAAAGCACTTCCTGAGGCACCTGGCCACCCCAGACTTGTCACAGCCTTGGGGACTGGATGCCTTCAAGTCAAGCACTTTACAAGGTGCTGGAGAAGCAATGATAGAAAATTCATTCATTGCCTCTTTACAGCAGAAgggtgaaaaatgtgtattttatgattggcttttcgcaaatattaaaatgaatattatatgtgttgtgttagaaagtaacgCTGTATTCATTCTCTTAAATAGTGTGTCAAAtacagttttaggttataaaaaatgttaaaatagaaactatgctatgtaggatactttttctaaagaaaggacttgcagcaaaatagcagccacaggagacctaaatctttcagagaaagagaatttattgccttcttatcagaagaaacgaagttcttcctgcctcaaaggcactgttaggattcagaggaagaagttgacgatgaccagagagaatcctgtgtttgagtgggatttatgcatcatgtatgaagtgtatgaatatgcaacaggctgttgtttttaagggttaatcctctggtaacgggtgtcctttttcaggctcgtgctgcccagaaaaaggtacccggacgtcTGTAACTctgtctctattgtctcatattgtcctaattcaatttgtccaaattattattactctaactgtattactatttttataaccattttattactattaaactttgaaaattttaaacacAAGTGACTGGCGTTTTTCACAAGAACGAAGTACTTCTTGTCTacagctgaggggctgcagatgctgctctCCAGACCTAGAGGCACCAGGCACTGATTTACTCGCATGTAACACTGCTCCAGCACAAGTGTCTGAGCCCCAGGATGTCCAAGAGTGAAAGGCGGTCATCAGCAAAGCCTGCCCTGATTTACCTAACACCTCTGGAGACTCGCTGCCCACCCCTCTCACACATCAGACATGGAACTAGAGAGGAAAACCCCCTGTCCATTCCCCGGCACGCTCTCCCTCCTTCCAGTCCCGCGCCCTGGGACAGCTCTAAGCCCCTCACTCCCCGTTCCCGAGGGGCTGCCCAGCAGATTGCGGCACTTCCAGCGCTTCCACCCGCACGGAGCCATCCCGGGGGTCTCCCAGCGCCCTCCCCAccgcgccgctgccgccggTCCGTACCTGCCGTgccgcgcccccggccccgcggccgccgccgcctccccgccaTCCCTCGGCGCCGACAGCTCGGGAGTGCCCGGGCAGCGCCGAGCCGGGGAAATGGAAACCGAAACTCATCGGGGCTGCGGAAGCGGGAGGAGCGGTGGGAGGGATGCCCGATACCTGGGAGCCCCGAGCTGGGAAACTCCGACTCCTGCGGTGATAAGGCGTGGGCTATTGAGCTCCGGTGGGTTCCCGGCtctcctcagcctgctgctgctgctgctgccccggTGGGAGGAGAGGGCAAAGCATCAGGTGGTGGAGGGATGCCGGGGTCTTCCATGTGCAGAATGCGCTTTCTGACTTTATTATTCACTTCGGTGAGTGACCCGCCCGTGTCCATCCTGCGGAGAGTCGAGAGACCtactctgctgctcagctgcatcCCAGCTAAGAGCCCAGCAAACCCAGAGGGGCTGCTTGGCTGGGGGAAGTGAAACCGTAAGTGAAACGCTCGGTTTGGAATTGCATCAACATCTAAAAGCCATCTATTTCCATTCTTACATAGTCTGTGCTGAATCTCCCCCGCCTTCAAAGACCCTGTGAGCTTCCTTGGTCCCAAAAAGACCACCCTGCCTGCCTCACCTCCCACACTGTTTCACTTCACTGGAGTAATGCATGCAGGACAACACTGGTGATGAAATACGGGATACCATGTCAATGATGAAACAGATCAAAACACATAAGAACACTTTTGTTGTATTCCTAATAGCTGCCACTGATGAATTAAATTCAATCTGTTTATGAGAATGTTATGCTGCCAAATACTAAGAAGACATTTTGGTAGGGCACTCAACAAAAGTGCCAAGAAACACAACATGAATCTACGGATTTACACTGGTGTTCACtgaaattcagaggaaaattcATTACTGAGACAGCAGGAGCATCTAATGTAATGTATTTAAATAGAGCAGCCTGTGGTGCACAAAGAGGCACCTGGAGGTCCCtgaggtgaagaaaaaaggatgTGGAGGAGCCATGGAAGGTGAGGCTGGGCCATACAGTAAGTGActtctgcccagggaggagcaaCCCAGCCTTATCTCTCCCAGCCACTTCCCTGCCTGCACTTTGCGGATCTTATCGCCTTCCACAGCATGCAGGAAAGTCTGGAGATCAAGAAATATCGAGCTAGAGCAGTAATGCCAAAGCATCAGCTGGGAAGCGACACTAGAGGTCCTTCTGCACCAAAGCATGAACTAAGGACTCCTCCCTGAGAGGAAAAACTGCTCCGAGCACTGCCTCCcacatggaaagaaagagattCGTGGGGAAGAAAGGCAAGGAAACGTGTTGATGTCATTCTTTCAGAGCTACATTCTTCCTCCCTCCAAGTGGGCTGCTCACAGTGATTTCATGTCAGAAGGGCTCGCTCTGGTAAGCAGGTTCATTAAACTCCCTGTGGTTCTCTGCCCGAGAGTATCTGGGCTCATGATACTCTGATGACAGCAATCTAGGCGCCTGTGAGGGAGATGTGTGGCAACTGGCAGGAGACAGCAAGAAGAGGTGAACTCTGCAAAATGGTTTTTGTAGCTGGAACTGACAGATGTGTCCATTTGTACATTTCACCTCTTTCCATCAGTCCTCTAGTGAATTGCCCATAAAACCCAAAAGCaagcaaaacacagcacaggaagAACCAAAATGAGTAAAACTCCTCAAGTGTGGGGTACTGCTTGCTTATGAGGGCAGCCCTTCTCCCAGGAGAACAGCACGCAGCACTTCCCGAGTGAGAGGAATGGAGAAATCCAAGGACTTGTATGCAGATGGTCCCAGGAGAAATGGAGGAATGTCTCCTGCTGATCCCCAGGGAGCCAAGGAAGCATGTGGTGGGAGCCTGTTCCCACAGTGTCAGCAGCTGACAGGATGAGTGGGTCAATGCCTCCAGAGCAGATTTGGGAGCATGGGGAGCTTGCAGCCCCTCTCAGCAGGCCTGagtcacagctccagctgctctctccatgggaagggacacGGTGACCTGGGGTtacccagcagggctcagccactGGCAATCCAAAACAGACAGTGCCAAATCCCTCACTATTACAGTGTGGGACAGCAGCTACCTCTGTACTTCTCCTCCTTGGAGTGCCAAAGCAGCTCCCACAGTGCAGGCCCTGGCAGAACCAAGGCTGAACCATCTCAGCCTCGACTGCCCTGCAGGAGATGGCAGCTCCCGCAGGCACAGGCAGGCATGAGGGCAGGGaatgtgctgccctgctgcccctctgcctgAGGGGTTTAtcagcactgcagtgctctAGGTTTGGCACTTTCAGGACACTATTTTGACAGCAACTTTGCCCAGTGCTGCCTGAGGAATATTTCCAGTTTCCGGTAGCGGCAACAGGTCCCCACTCTAGAAGATTGTTCAGGAGCCTTTCCAGGCTCCTACATAAAGCAGCATGAAGAAATGTTGTCCTGTCCCAGGAATGAACAGGAGAAACCAGACagttctccttttcttccttgcctCCACTCCTGAAGGAACCTGACAGGCTCACCAgcacctctgcagctcccacagccagtGCCTGTGAGCTGAGCATGGGTGGGTGgcaagaatcatagaatcatcagggttggaagagacctttaagatcaccAAGTTCAACCATTCACCCAACACTACCACTGCAACCCCTGAACCACTAAATCATCACCCAGCACCAGATCCAGATGccttttaaacacctccagggatggtgacaccacCATCTCCACGGGCAACCATTTCCAGTGCCTCAGTGGAAACTTTTCACCCTAacagtgaaaaatgttttactATCTAGTCTGAATTTCTATGCCTTAGCTTAAAGCCTTTTCCTCTTATTCTCTCACTGCAGGCACGGCAGAAGAGACAGATTTCTCACCTCCCTGCAGtttcctttcagggagttgtagagggCAATGAATGCCCTCTGAACCTTCTAAACAAACCCCTCGGCCCCTCCTCATAAGACATGCTCTCGATAGACCTTTCACgagccttgttgcccttctgtggacatgctccagcacctcaaatGTTCTTGTAGTCAGGgccccaaaactgagcacagcactccaggtgccGAGTACATGGGACaatctctgccctgctcctgctggccatcCTTACTGACCGAGGCCAGGATGCCATCGGCCTCCTTGTCCGcccgggcacagctggctcGGGTTCAGCCGGCTGCCAGCCcgctcccagggctctgctgctgctggaagtggAGATGGGAGCAGACGGGATGCCGGGTGCGGGACAGCCGGGAGGCACCGCGCACGACGGTGCCACGAAGAGTGTCCGGCGGCCACGGGATGGCGGCGGTGCCCCGCTGCTGTGGCCGTGACCGTGGCCGTgaccggggccggggcggcgccGCCGGGGAGGGGTTTCCCCGCCGCGGCTTAAGCGgcgtgccgtgccgtgccgcgCCGCCATGCCGCCCTGCGCGAtgccgctgctgccgctgctgctgctgctggcggcgCTGGCGCTGCCCGCCCCGGGCACgacggcggcggcgggcggctgCGGGCCCTGCGATGCGGCGCGGTgcccggcgctgccggcgcGGGGCTGCCCGCTGGGCCGGGTACGGGACGcctgcggctgctgctggcagtgcgGGCGCGGCGAGGGCGAGGcgtgcggcggcggcggcgcggcggggggaCGCTGCGCCCCCGGCCTCGAGTGCGTGAAGAGCCGGCAGCGCCGCAAGGCCAAGGGCGGCCCGgtgcccgccgccgccgccgccgcggggccgcccGGCGTGTGCCTCTGCAAGAGCCGCTACCCGGTGTGCGGCAGCGACGGGCTGACGTACGGCAGCGGCTGCCAGCTCCGCGCCGCCAGCCTGCGCGCACAGAGCCGCGGCGAGCCCGCCATCAGCCAGCGCAGCAAGGGAGCCTGCGAGCAAGGTGCGGAGCGGGCGGGGCGGGACGGGCAAGGCCGCGCTGCTGCCCGCTCTCACCGGGCAAACGCCGCGCCTCACGCCGAGCTATCCCGTCGGGGTGCTTCTCGGTAAAATGGACGTGGTTTCAGACCCGCCTTAAATGGACTGGAGAGTCCCAGTCGAAAGGCGCTGCCTAAACTTGGAGTAACGCTGCGGACCAGGCGCAGAAATGCAGAGGAACTTTGCTCTCACTGCTGGCTTCCAGCGGTGCTGGAACTACACTTGTCATACTTTGCCTGAGGCTTGCGATTTGGGCTGCGGTGAGATGGAACAAAAGGGGTGAGCTGTCCAGAGGAATGTTCTGCCCGGGATGGTTGCgagcagagaggaaaggaaatgatTAAACGGATGTGAAAGCCACAGAAATTAAGAGCCAGCATTCACTGGCTCGCTTCGGTTCTAAATGAAAACAGCGACTTTCCTGCGAGTTGCATGTAGCGGTTTGCGCTTGCAGCATTTCCGACCAGGAGCTTAATTCATCCCAAGCTTTTTCTTAGGGATGGTGCTcaaggaagaaattgttctgcTTTGGAGCCTCTAGTAGAAATTCTGGCCTCTGAGAGTAGTGTGAAGTTTTTGCCGGGCGGGAGGGAGGAGTAAGACATAGCATGCAAAGCATATACTAAACATGTCAAGGACAAGATTGCAGCGCCAGTGCTGTTTTGGTGGAGGAGTGTTCTCATAAACACAGTATCTGCAGGTCACAACCTCCACCTCCTCTTTCTCTTGCTTCTCATAACTGAGGTCaagtattttgaagaaaaaaatgtttctgaaactcCCAAGGCAGGCATGAAAGACAGGGTGAGGATTGGGTTATGCGCTTTGACGTTGCCCATTAAATGCCCTGTGTGGCTTCTCACAAACCTTGTCCAAAGCATTAGGCTTACTTATTAGCCAGAAACAGTGTGGTACAGAATTAACTCTTGGAGGGAAAGAATTTCTGCCTTCAGAGCAATGTGGAATGAGATGAGAATGGCACAGTCTGTGCCTGTGTCTAGTATTTGGAAAGAGCCTTTCCTGCCCATTTTAGGCCTCAGGAGTCCTAAAATCTGTGCTGCTTCTCGGCTCTGCCAGGCCAGACAAGTGAGCAGATGGGTTTGAAAGATGTCATGCTTCAGGTGTGCACTTGAGAAGAAGGCTGTGTTCTCACTTGTCTTGCCCACAGTAATATGAGAGTTCATTGCAAAGCAGGTATTGATACTTTTAAGATACTGTCCCAACCCCTGGCTGCACTTCTGGTGTCTGTCCCAGTCTGGATGCTGGTTTGAGCTGGTGGGGCTTTGGTCCAGACTACGGAGACAGAGTTTGATGAGGTCAATGCAGACTCAGAGTGGGACAGCCGTTCCATGCACAAACTGCATCCCTTCCTTGGAGAAGGTCTCTTTGGGTGTGCAGATCTGCAGCCAGACACCTTTGTGGGCTGTTACCTGCTCAGGAATTTCACTGGAGCATGTGCTGCCGAGCAACTGGCAAAATGTTCTGTCCTCCATCCTTCAGGGGACCCATTCTTCTTTTggcttctgctgctgggagagccctgACCCAGCGTgtcagggaagggagcaggatggacctgggctgctcagcagtggTGTCACAGCCAACCCTTCAGGGATTTCCCTCAGCTGCATGAGCCTTCCTTGTGCCATGGGCCTTCTGGTGATATGCACTGCTCTGTGGcttgcagcagaggcagggactCATCcaacagctgtgctggaaacagCTGGAAGTGTTTCTCTATCCCTCAGGGCCTCCAGGCAGTTAGGAGCATTGGGTGGGAAGGGTGGGGAGTTGTAATCTTCACATGCATTTTGAAACACTGACAGGAGAGAACATCCATCCCATTAGCCTGTCAGCTTGACAGGATAGAGCCTTTTCCAGTGTCTTTCCAGAGAAGAGATGACACTTTTCCAGGTTTCTAAGAAGGACCTGCATATTGTGGTAGTCAAAGAGTGGAAGTTCTGGTTTTAGCCATTTCCCACCACAAACAGATGCAGTCTCCTTAAGGCACTATCTGGGGTGGGATCCAGCACAGGGAGACCACAAACAGGCAGGATCAGTAATTTTTGTGACAGTTTTTGCACAGAAAGAGGTCCTTGGGTGACAGAGCACTTGGGCTTCCTGCTTGTGGTAGATGGGCTCTGAGGTGTCTGCGTGCCCTCGCATGTCCTTTCAGTCCAAGAGAGAGCAGCCTTTCAAGATAGCATCTAAAAAGAGATCCAGAAACATGTTTTCAGCAGTGAGTCCTAACTGTGTTTGATTGCtcttgggatttttaaattttttttttgttcaaatggAGCTGGAGGGGGAAGACTTGTTTGGCACATCCTGTTGAATGTTTCTTTGATATTAAATAGCAAAAGGAATGAGCACATTCTCAGCCCTACAGAATTCACCTTGACCTTGTCCTTGATTGTTTCCCAGACCTCTCAGATGTGATGTCTATGTACAGAAATCATGAAGCCATGCAGAAAAAGGTAATTCTGCAGCAGCCAAAACTTCCTGCTGGAGGGCAAAGGAAGGCACAGTTGAGAAGGGTTTGAAAGGATGGAAATAACCCTTGCTCTACCTGCACTTGGCAGATGGAGGGGTCCAGCTGGTCCTTTATGGAGTGGGTTTTATGTGGGCAGGACTGTTGGGGATGTCTGGAAAAGGGCATCCTACTTGATTGGCACCTCCTTGaagctgcctggctgctcttgatgctgtggcagcagaaaAAGCTGCCTGCCTTTTTGCTCTGGTGGAGCAGGCAGTGGTGCCATGGTGCTCCCCActgcctgggctcctgctctgcctcacacctgcactcagagctggccctgggtttgccctgctccctgtcagGGCACCACTGCCTGCATCCCACCTCtgcctgtgtg belongs to Zonotrichia leucophrys gambelii isolate GWCS_2022_RI chromosome 4, RI_Zleu_2.0, whole genome shotgun sequence and includes:
- the IGFBP7 gene encoding insulin-like growth factor-binding protein 7 isoform X1, coding for MPPCAMPLLPLLLLLAALALPAPGTTAAAGGCGPCDAARCPALPARGCPLGRVRDACGCCWQCGRGEGEACGGGGAAGGRCAPGLECVKSRQRRKAKGGPVPAAAAAAGPPGVCLCKSRYPVCGSDGLTYGSGCQLRAASLRAQSRGEPAISQRSKGACEQGPSIVTPPKDIWNVTGAQIYLSCEVIGIPTPVLIWNKIIRGQYGVQRMELLPGDRENLAIQTRGGPEKHEVTGWVLISPLSKEDAGEYECHASNAKGEATASAKIHVVDTLHEIALTKDDGAEL
- the IGFBP7 gene encoding insulin-like growth factor-binding protein 7 isoform X2, whose protein sequence is MPPCAMPLLPLLLLLAALALPAPGTTAAAGGCGPCDAARCPALPARGCPLGRVRDACGCCWQCGRGEGEACGGGGAAGGRCAPGLECVKSRQRRKAKGGPVPAAAAAAGPPGVCLCKSRYPVCGSDGLTYGSGCQLRAASLRAQSRGEPAISQRSKGACEQGPSIVTPPKDIWNVTGAQIYLSCEVIGIPTPVLIWNKIIRGQYGVQRMELLPGDRENLAIQTRGGPEKHEVTGWVLISPLSKEDAGEYECHASNAKGEATASAKIHVVDTLHEIALTKG